A stretch of Henckelia pumila isolate YLH828 chromosome 4, ASM3356847v2, whole genome shotgun sequence DNA encodes these proteins:
- the LOC140863660 gene encoding kinesin-like protein KIN-UC, producing MASAGTGRALHKSDRPPSSSSSGTGFHGGNAAFPKSNNGFHGGGAQPHSSRAKAPPAVSNSRRSVTPTSRSRSVALENDPESERVRVAVRLRPRNSDDLSDRDYADCVELHPELRKLKLKKNNWNSEAYRFDEVFTQSVSQKHVYEVVARPVVESVLDGYNGTVMAYGQTGTGKTYTLGRMGNDDASERGIMIRAVEDIIASTSASDTIEISYLQLYMESIQDLLAPEKNNIPIVEDAKTGEVTVPGVEIVQIRNLDTFLQLLQIGEAHRHAANTKMNTESSRSHAILMVYIRRPHLDKEEKDIHRQKDSPTDRHGRHVPTIRKSKLLLVDLAGSERIDKSGSEGHMLEEAKFINLSLTSLGKCINALAENCPHIPTRDSKLTRLLRDSFGGSARTSLIITIGPSARHHAETASTIMFGQRAMKVVNTVKLKEEFDYESLCRKLETQVEHLTTEIDRQQKLRENDKKEMEKKLEESQFSSAETVKHVVARSELLQKENTRLTLDMKGLLQELNSLREREKLHLDDIACLEATVKNTKFLEKENTRLEFELNDVLKDLNYHKDHNNTMNDEVARLETNLKQTKQQQLENSRNQKMLAEVTQMYEEKIADLMKQLNNEKEICASAEVEIEKMKRQTSEIQMSMQKNQVKSFRYHKALAETTSMYEERIEALNQQLKDECSRAERIAQELKSTKELLIENQNAGQNSAKEEIKELQIRLQEMHRLHTETINEIRLLRTDYKNLESEKEAHKNELHAVKQSLQVEERRRKQAESELLNVMKVVPESEDGFEEKKPYIHENTTSGTSALLNPQVSHKSSRSRETILSQRNTISKICEEVGLQKILSLLESNDIDVQIHAVKVVANLAAEDINQEKIVKEGGLDALLMLVESSHNITILRVASGAIANLAMNETNQGLITNKGGAQLLAKAAFKTDDHQTLRMVAGAIANLCGNERLHTVLKEDGALKALLGMTDSGNTDVIAQVARGLANFAKCESRRIMQGHWRGRSLLMDDGALSWLVANLNESSASTRRHLELAICHLAQNEDNAGDFISSGGLKELIEISEESAREDIRNLAKKTLRLSSLFRGELRIA from the exons ATGGCGTCAGCTGGAACTGGAAGAGCTCTGCACAAGTCCGACAGACCCCCTTCATCGTCTTCTTCTGGTACCGGGTTTCATGGCGGAAATGCTGCTTTTCCAAAGAGTAATAATGGCTTTCATGGCGGCGGAGCACAGCCACATTCGAGTCGGGCGAAAGCGCCGCCGGCCGTTTCCAATTCCAGGCGCTCTGTTACGCCCACTTCAAGATCAAGAAGCGTCGCTCTTGAGAATGATCcag AATCTGAAAGAGTGAGAGTTGCTGTAAGACTCCGGCCAAGAAATTCTGATGATCTTTCTGATAGGGATTATGCTGATTGTGTGGAATTACATCCTGAG CTCAGAAAACTAAAGTTGAAAAAAAACAACTGGAACTCTGAAGCTTACAGGTTTGATGAAGTGTTTACTCAAAGCGTTTCTCAGAAACATGTTTATGAGGTGGTGGCAAGGCCAGTAGTTGAG AGTGTGCTGGATGGGTATAATGGTACAGTCATGGCTTATGGTCAAACAGGCACTGGCAAGACTTACACGCTTGGAAGAATGGGTAATGACGATGCATCTGAGCGTGGTATCATGATAAGGGCTGTGGAGGACATAATAGCGAGTACATCTGCATCGGATACTATTGAAATCTCCTATTTGCAG TTATACATGGAGTCCATTCAAGATTTGCTTGCTCCTGAAAAAAACAATATTCCAATTGTTGAAGATGCCAAGACTGGAGAAGTAACAGTCCCTGGTGTTGAAATAGTTCAAATACGAAATCTTGATACTTTCTTACAACTATTGCAAATTGGAGAAGCTCATCGTCATGCAGCTAATACAAAGATGAATACAGAATCCTCACGCAGTCATGCAATCCTTATG GTTTACATTCGTAGACCTCACTTGGataaagaagaaaaagataTTCATCGACAAAAGGATAGTCCCACTGACAGACACGGACGTCATGTGCCTACTATCCGGAAGAGCAAGCTACTGTTGGTTGATCTTGCGGGATCTGAGCGAATAGATAAATCTG GGAGTGAAGGTCACATGCTTGAGGAGGCCAAATTTATCAATCTCTCCCTGACTTCCCTAGGAAAGTGCATAAATGCATTGGCTGAAAACTGTCCTCATATACCAACTAGAGATTCTAAATTGACAAGATTGCTTCGTGATTCATTTGGAG GTTCTGCAAGAACTTCACTTATAATAACGATTGGACCATCTGCTCGCCATCACGCAGAAACTGCAAGCACCATTATGTTTGGACAGCGG GCCATGAAAGTTGTCAACACGGTAAAGCTGAAAGAGGAATTTGATTACGAAAGCCTATGCAGGAAGTTGGAGACTCAGGTTGAGCATCTTACTACTGAGATTGACCGACAGCAAAAGTTACGGGAGAATGACAAAAAAGAAATGGAGAAAAAGCTTGAAGAATCTCAATTTTCTTCAGCTGAAACAGTAAAGCATGTAGTTGCTAGGTCTGAG TTGTTACAGAAGGAGAATACTCGGTTAACTCTGGACATGAAAGGTTTACTACAGGAATTGAACAGCTTGAGAGAACGTGAAAAATTGCATCTTGATGATATTGCATGCTTAGAAGCCACAGTGAAGAATACCAAG TTTCTGGAGAAGGAAAACACTAGGCTGGAGTTCGAGTTGAATGAtgtgttaaaagatttgaactACCATAAAGACCATAACAATACCATGAATGATGAGGTTGCACGCTTAGAGACAAATTTAAAGCAAACAAAG CAACAGCAGCTAGAGAATTCAAGAAATCAGAAAATGCTTGCTGAAGTGACCCAAATGTATGAGGAGAAAATAGCTGATCTGATGAAGCAACTAAACAATGAGAAGGAGATATGTGCTAGTGCTGAAGTAGAAATTGAGAAGATGAAGAGGCAAACCAGTGAGATTCAAATGTCAATGCAG AAAAATCAGGTAAAAAGTTTCAGATATCATAAAGCTCTAGCAGAAACGACTAGCATGTACGAAGAGAGAATAGAGGCTTTGAATCAGCAACTCAAAGATGAGTGTTCTCGTGCTGAAAGAATAGCACAAGAATTGAAGTCTACAAAAGAGCTTctgattgaaaatcaaaatgcTGGACAG AATAGTGCAAAGGAAGAGATCAAGGAGCTTCAAATTAGATTGCAAGAAATGCATCGACTGCACACAGAAACTATCAATGAAATTCGATTGTTAAGGACCGACTACAAAAACTTAGAATCAGAAAAG GAAGCACACAAAAATGAACTACATGCTGTCAAGCAATCACTTCAAGTTGAGGAAAGGCGAAGAAAACAAGCTGAAAGTGAGCTGCTAAATGTAATGAAGGTTGTGCCTGAAAGTGAAGATGGCTTCGAG GAAAAGAAACCATATATTCATGAAAATACAACCAGTGGGACTTCAGCTTTGCTCAACCCCCAAGTGTCGCATAAGTCGAGCAGGTCAAGAGAAACTATCCTCAGTCAGAGGAACACAATTTCAAAGATTTGTGAGGAAG TTGGGCTCCAGAAGATATTGTCACTGTTAGAATCAAATGATATCGATGTCCAAATCCATGCTGTGAAAGTAGTGGCCAACCTTGCTGCTGAAG ATATCAACCAGGAAAAAATTGTTAAGGAAGGTGGTCTAGATGCACTGCTTATGTTGGTCGAATCATCACATAACATAACAATACTCAGGGTAGCTTCTGGAGCCATCGCTAATCTGGCAATGAATG AAACGAATCAAGGTTTGATAACCAATAAAGGAGGTGCTCAACTTCTTGCAAAAGCGGCTTTCAAAACAGATGATCATCAAACTTTGCGAATGGTTGCTGGTGCAATTGCAAATCTGTGTGGAAATG AAAGGTTACACACAGTTTTGAAAGAAGATGGAGCCTTGAAAGCTCTTTTGGGAATGACTGACTCAGGGAACACTGATGTAATCGCTCAGGTTGCCAGGGGATTGGCGAACTTTGCGAAATGTGAATCTAGAAGAATCATGCAAG GACATTGGAGAGGCCGTTCTCTTCTAATGGATGATGGTGCTTTGTCATGGTTGGTTGCAAACTTGAACGAGTCTTCTGCTTCGACTAGACGCCACCTTGAGCTTGCTATTTGCCATTTGGCTCAAAATG AGGACAATGCTGGAGATTTCATATCAAGTGGAGGCTTGAAAGAGCTCATCGAAATATCAGAAGAATCTGCTAGGGAAGATATACGAAATTTGGCAAAAAAGACGCTTCGACTAAGTTCGTTATTCAGAGGAGAATTGCGTATAGCATAA